A region of Asterias amurensis chromosome 22, ASM3211899v1 DNA encodes the following proteins:
- the LOC139953943 gene encoding DNA damage-regulated autophagy modulator protein 1-like, producing MENDKLGSEATTTFDSTDLLLQLKSLQSVPQKKSFISLRNWLSFDLSWLPLLFAFFLSLSIIIPYCIAVALGHVKPIFPSISDDGTTPPESCIFSQFLNLAAFFGFATALTRYKQVKGYNPEVPWNVLKWNKGGFFFGSLAVLGMSIVANFQITNIYIVHIFGASMCFIMGTIFEFIQTWISFKLTPQHSSLPMSRLRLSLSIITLLFMISFALFDVLGEYGGFPQDLRSIFKDVSAMSEWATAFSGMFFFLTFVHEFQTIGVEQCQRSLHLKYDSLV from the exons CCTACAGAGTGTACCACAGAAGAAGAGTTTTATTTCACTGAGGAATTGGCTCTCTTTTGATCTTAGCTGGTTGCCGCTACTGTTTGCGTTCTTCTTGAGTCTTTCTATTATAATACC gtaTTGTATAGCTGTTGCACTCGGTCACGTCAAGCCAATATTTCCATCAATAAG TGACGATGGAACTACACCGCCTGAAAGTTGTATATTCAGTCAATTTCTCAATCTTGCAGCATTTTTCG GTTTTGCCACAGCTTTAACCCGCTATAAACAGGTCAAGGGTTACAACCCTGAGGTCCCATGGAACGTTCTAAAATGGAATAAAGGGGGATTCTTCTTCGGATCCTTGGCAGTGTTGGGGATGAGCATTGTGGCAAACTTCCAG ATAACCAATATATACATTGTCCACATATTTGGAGCGAGTATGTGCTTCATTATGGGTACCATTTTCGAGTTCATCCAGACATGGATTTCTTTCAAGCTGACGCCTCAGCACAGCTCTTTACCAATGAGTCGTCTACGATTGTCGCTGTCCATCATAACCCTTCTCTTCATGATTTCAT TTGCCTTGTTTGATGTGTTGGGTGAATACGGAGGGTTTCCGCAAGATTTG CGCTCTATCTTCAAGGATGTCAGTGCAATGTCGGAGTGGGCTACAGCATTCTCTGGTATGTTCTTCTTCCTCACGTTCGTCCACGAGTTTCAGACGATCGGGGTTGAACAGTGTCAAAGGTCACTGCATTTAAAATATGACTCCcttgtatag